The genomic interval TCATCACGATGATCGTCTTGTCAATCATCAGTATCATCAGCAGCATCATTTATAGTCGTTGGTATCAACATAAACAATCGAGAAAGAGTGAAAAACATTGAAAAAACAGAAACAAAAAAGTATTGTAACTCGTTTTTTAACCGTCTTCATTGCGGCCTGTCTCGTCGGATGTATCGTGTACGTGCCGGTCGTGTTCCGTTTCATACATGAAGGCATCATTTATAGTGGAAACGGCGATGGTTTTAAACAAATGATGCCTTTTCAACGCTTTTTGTATGAACATTTTTCTCATCTCCACTCGCTTTATGACAGTGGTTTTGGACTCGGTGGCGATTATTTTACAGACCTCGCCTACTATTACACGACCTCACCGATGATGTATGTGAACTTCATCTTTGTAGGTCTTGGGCAATGGCTGTTACATTTCGATCCGAGTGACATTGAATTTTGGCCCAGCAACCAAATTTTCACGGCGTATTTACGTTGTGTCATCACATTTCTTGCCGCTTATGGCATGTTTCATCAATTTAAACTCGAGCGCTTTTATCGTTATTTAGGTGCCATCCTTTATGCCACTTCCACTGTGGTCTATTATTTCAATTTTACATGGTCGTTTTTTGGCGATATTTTAATTTACTTGCCCCTTTCAATTTGGGGAATTGAACGCTTTTTCAGAAGTCGTCACATCGGATTATTCATCATCGCCATTGCTTTAACTTTGTTTTCTAACTTTTACTTTAGTTATTATGAAGCGATTATTTTAACAATGTACTTAGTTTATCGCATGATTTGGCCGCATCGTGACGATCAAGTTGGTCGCTGGCAAAAATTATATTTGCTTATTCCAGCTGTCCTTTGTAGTTTGTGTATCGCGGCGTTAGGCTTTTTTACTGGTGTACGGTCGTTTTTAAATAATGATCGTCAAACGAATGATGTCTTTATTTCACCGATTATCGAATTTTCACAAAAGTACCATATCTTTACAAACGGTTTTTATATTACAGTTACGTTTATTGCGCTCGTCGCACTATTTTCGTTCAAACTATACCGCCATTATCACTATAAAATGGTCGCGATTTTCACTTGGATACTGTTGATTGGTTCTTTTTCACCCTATTTTGATAGTGCGTTTAATGGCTTTTCATTCCCACAGCGTCGTTGGGTCTACATCCTCGCATTAACGACAAGTGCTTTAATCGCATTGTGGATTAAATATTTGACCGAGTTGACTGTGAAATCATTTTTACAATCACTCATTCCGATTGCATTACTTGCGATTGCAACAGCATTCTTTTCACGCGGTGCGATGTGGTGGATGCTTGCCAGTGTCATCATTTTAATCGTAGTAGCCTATCACATTTACCAACGTCGTCCGCTGACAGGTTGGATGCGCGGTGTCTTGTTCATACTCTTTGTCGTGCAACAATTTATCTTATTACTCAACTATCATCATAACAATATCGCACCCTATCAGTCGATAATGGACGATATGAAAGCGCCAAATTATCATAGTACGACTATACAACAACAGATTGATACGATAAAGCATGACCAGTCACCATTACAGCGCATCGATTACATGAGTACTTACGCTGTGAACTCTAGTATGATTTACGACTTTAATGGGGTCGCACTGTATTCCAGTATTTTTGACGGCAATATTTATGATTATTATGACCGCCAAATGCAAATCAACATGGAATATGACAGTAACAGTACGTATCGTTTATTAGGTGATCGCGAAAATTTATACGCATTATGGGGTATCACGGACCGTATTAAAGATGCCCCCGACCGCACTTTGCCGTATGGAATGAAAAATGTTCAAACGATTCAAGACGAAAACCATGCTTGGACCCATTCCCAACAAACGATAGATTATCCGAGCGCACATTTGACCTCTCGTGTTTATGACGCCAAAGACTTAAAATCACCGTTAGATCGTGAACAAGCGATGTTGCAAGGTGTGGTACTCGACAATCAAAAAGCCAATCAAACGTTCCAGGCGAATTCGAATTTATTATCAAAAGCGACAGTGACACCACGAGATGCCTCGATGAAAGGAAAAATTTTAACCGTTCATGAAAAAGACGGTGGCGTGAATATCGATTTACCTCAAAACGTGAAAGAACGTTATCACGACTATTATGTTGAAATGGACATCGAATTATTGTCACCAAATCAACCGCACTATTTAAAACTAGATGACTTTTACCAACGCCGTACGAAACTCGACTATGCTTATCGTCGTTTTGTTACACCCATTACAGTGCGTGTGACTGTTCGTGACACGATGCAACTGAAGTTAAAACAAGGCGATTACCGTTTTCAGCTTAAAGGTATTTACGGCGAAGATTACAGTACGCTTAAACGTGCTGCTTCAGAAGTAGAACCCGTACAGATGGATAAGGAGCGCCGACACATCAACGCACATTTCAAATCAGACAAAGACCAATACCTTGTACTTCCAATCCCCTATAGACAAGGTTTACACGCTGAAGTCAACGGCGAGACAAGACCTGTGCTTCAAGGCAATGGTTTAATGACAATTGTGCCCGTTGAAAAAGGTGACAGTAAAGCGACATTGACCTATTCACTACCTTATTGGCATATTTTAAGCCTGATTACCGTATTAGGCATTGTGGGCGCGATAGTTTATCGTTGGTGGCTCCGTCGAACAACCAAACAATAATATGAGGCACGATGCTTCGCCGACTGAGCAGGCTGGAATTGAGCAGATTCACAAATTCCAGCCGCTACATAGTTAAGGTGAGGCATCGCTTTTTATTTGTAATTCTCATAAAATCGTACCTTCCGAATTCACAAAACAGATCATTTTTTTATCGTATCATTGTGTAATTTTATATGTTTAGAGGTTAAAATGATGTCATATGACAAATGTATAGAGGCGGTGATTTTTTGAACCACACTGAAAATGTTTTTCTAGATTTTTTACTTCAAAGTTTAAGCGGGCTCGCTCATGTCTTAACATCCTTATTTGAACATTTCAATTTTCCTTGGCTCATTTTAATCGCTATCATTATTTTCAGGAAAGATATTTCAAAAATGCTGACGCAGGTCAGTGGCGTTGATTATGAAGGTAGTGCCGGTAAAGTGAGCGTGTTATTTTCGAATATGAAACAGTTGGAATCCCAAATGGAAGGGTCAGAACATCAACAAATTCATGAATACGGCAAAGATTTAAGGAATCGTGTGAACATAGACCAGAACCCGATGTCAGAAGATGAAATGACGCCTTATGATTATTATTTTAATCTCGTTCATATGCCTGCGTTCACTTGTAAATCCATCGCAAAGCACGGGTACTTCAAAACGATTGAAGATTTGTACAACGCTTATCTTTTCCTCACGAAAGATGATGCGAAAGACCATCACCGACCAAGCGAAATTATAGCTAACATCTATGACACTGTAATGGACATCAAAAGAAATAGTGGCCTTTTATTTGATGAAGCCTTTATCTCGAAATATAGACGGTTTATCGAATTGACGTATATGGGGCTTGCAGAAAGTCATAAAAAAAGTGAGTAAGTAGACATTTGAATAAAGATTAAAGTGGAGGAATGCGAGCTTTATCATGATATCCTGCTTTTCACATTAATCAATCGCATATTCAAAATAAGCAAAATCCCCTCAACACAAAATCAGACTCATCGTAATTATCAAATTTAATAAAGTTAATAGCTTGTAAATTGAACGCATCTAACTGAACATGAAATTTATTATTCATTTAACTTGCAACTTTTCCTTTTTCTAAACTAGCATATCTTTCATAATTCTCGTTGCTAACAAAATAAGACTTAATATCATCTTCTTTTTGATTCAAGTATCTACCTACTTTCTCCTAAAAACGCTATACATCACATGTGCTCATGCTCTATACAATGTCTTCATCTTCGACATTTAGGCATGCCTTAATGTATTTTTATATAAAATTAATTGCGTTTAAGCATATTATATTTCCAACTATGAAATAATCATAAATTTATGTATAAAAGGATTTAAAATAAAGTTATACAATAAGAGGAGGTGTTTCAAATGGGTGATTTATTTGAGTCAATCACAAGCATTGTAACTTCTGCCATTCAACACGACTGGGTGAACATGGGTACTGCGATTGTCGCTACAGTACAGCACAGTGTCGAATTACTCGCAAAATTATTCGGACTGGGTTAGGAATTAAAAGTGTAGAAAAATCTCCTAATCACGCCCACTGGAGAACTTGGAAAATGAAAAGCATAAGATGCATCCACACATCACAGACACTAACTGTAACTTCTGATTTAATCACATTGGGGGCTAGGGTGAAAAAATATCCTAGCCCTGATCAAAGTCCTCAAACAACGATAATGTATCACAATCATTCTTTTACATAAATAAAACAGGGTTGAGACAATACATGTCCCAACCCTGTTTGATATGGGGTGTCCTTAAGACTCGAATTAACGAATTTCTTGGATACGTGCAGCTTTACCACGAAGGCTACGTAAGTAATAAAGTTTCGCACGACGTACTTTACCGCGACGTTTCACTTCGATTTTCTCGATTTTTGGTGTGTGTAATGGGAACGTACGTTCAACACCTACACCTGATGAGATTTTACGAACAGTGAATGTTTCAGAAATACCGCCACCACGACGTTTGATTACAACACCTTCGAATACTTGGATACGCTCACGAGTTCCCTCGATAATACGTACGTGTACACGTAAAGTGTCACCAGGACGGAATGATGGGATATCGTCACGTAATTGTGATTTTGTTACTGCTTCAATTAATTTGTGATTTGTCATGATTAATTCTCTCCTTCAACCTATGTTCTTGCCTCGACAATATATAGCAGCGGATCATAGTGATATTCGTGTTTCCACACTTAAAATATACTAGCATACATTCAGTCGTTTTTCAATGTTCTTTTTAACGATTGAATGAATTTCTGATCTTGATCAGTCAATGGATAATAGTCCAATAAATCAGGACGTTTCAGCCAAGTGCGTGTCAATGACTGCTCATGGCGCCATTGGGCAATTTTCGCATGATCACCAGACAACAGCACATCAGGTACGGTCATCCCTTTATAATCACTTGGACGCGTATATTGTGGATATTCTAATAAGCCACTCGAAAAAGAATCATCTTCATGTGACACTTGGTTCCCTAGCACACCAGGAATTAAGCGCACAATCGCATCTGTCATGACCATCGCAGGCAACTCGCCCCCTGTCAGCACATAATCGCCGACAGAAATTTCATCAGTGACTAAATGTTCACGGATACGTTCATCATAACCTTCATAATGGCCACAAATGAAAATGAGATGTTCCGCTTCAGCGAGAGACTCCGCTAACTTTTGATTGAACGGTTGCCCTTGTGGTGTCATCAAAATCACACGTGTGTCATCTGAAACTTCCAAATCTGCCATCGCATTAAAAATCGGCTCAGGCTTCAATACCATCCCTTGACCGCCACCGTAAGGATAATCATCCACTTGATTGTGTTTATTGTTGGCATAATCGCGAAAATTAATCAATCGCGTCGTTAATGCGTCATTTTCTCTTGCTCGCTTTAAAATGGATTGATTGAGTACGCCATCAAACATTTCTGGAAAGAGCGTTAAATAGTCGATTTTCATTCGTTTAACAACCCTTCTAATGGCGTAATGACAATACGACGTCCTTCAATGTCCACTTCTTTTACAACATCCGCAATGTATGGAATTAAATGTTCCTTGTCACCTTTAACGACCCATACATCGTTTGCACCTGTTTCAAAAATTTCAGTCACTCGACCAATCGGGCGATCACCATCAAATACTGTACAACCGATAATGTCTGAGTAATAAAACTCATGTTCGTCTAATTCAATCGCTTCATGATCACGCTCTTGATAGAGATGTGTCCCTTTCAAATGTTCGATGTCATTAATATTCGTATAGCCTTCAAACGTTAACATATGTAACCCTTTATGCATACGATGGGATTTCACCGTTAAAAGGAGCGTTTGACCTTGATATTCTGCTTGTAACACTTCACCAGGTTGAAAGCGAATCTCTGTAAAATCCGAATGAGACTGTACCTTCACTTCTCCTTTGATACCGTGTGTGTTCACAATTTTACCCACTTCTACTTTCATATCGTGAGCCTCCTATTATCGCTATTTATACAAAAAAGAGATGAGACCGAAGCACCTCTCATCAAGTCACTTCTCGTCTCACCTCATGATTGGTGATTCCATGTATATAGAGTTTCAAATCATCTCTCAACTCGAACTCTAGAAAGGCGACTCGATTTTTAAAACTTGAAATTTACTGTTTTAAAGTCAGTCACTTCTTGCATGACTACTCTTATCGACACTGTCATGCACTATCCGCTTGAATCAC from Staphylococcus sp. MI 10-1553 carries:
- a CDS encoding YfhO family protein, encoding MKKQKQKSIVTRFLTVFIAACLVGCIVYVPVVFRFIHEGIIYSGNGDGFKQMMPFQRFLYEHFSHLHSLYDSGFGLGGDYFTDLAYYYTTSPMMYVNFIFVGLGQWLLHFDPSDIEFWPSNQIFTAYLRCVITFLAAYGMFHQFKLERFYRYLGAILYATSTVVYYFNFTWSFFGDILIYLPLSIWGIERFFRSRHIGLFIIAIALTLFSNFYFSYYEAIILTMYLVYRMIWPHRDDQVGRWQKLYLLIPAVLCSLCIAALGFFTGVRSFLNNDRQTNDVFISPIIEFSQKYHIFTNGFYITVTFIALVALFSFKLYRHYHYKMVAIFTWILLIGSFSPYFDSAFNGFSFPQRRWVYILALTTSALIALWIKYLTELTVKSFLQSLIPIALLAIATAFFSRGAMWWMLASVIILIVVAYHIYQRRPLTGWMRGVLFILFVVQQFILLLNYHHNNIAPYQSIMDDMKAPNYHSTTIQQQIDTIKHDQSPLQRIDYMSTYAVNSSMIYDFNGVALYSSIFDGNIYDYYDRQMQINMEYDSNSTYRLLGDRENLYALWGITDRIKDAPDRTLPYGMKNVQTIQDENHAWTHSQQTIDYPSAHLTSRVYDAKDLKSPLDREQAMLQGVVLDNQKANQTFQANSNLLSKATVTPRDASMKGKILTVHEKDGGVNIDLPQNVKERYHDYYVEMDIELLSPNQPHYLKLDDFYQRRTKLDYAYRRFVTPITVRVTVRDTMQLKLKQGDYRFQLKGIYGEDYSTLKRAASEVEPVQMDKERRHINAHFKSDKDQYLVLPIPYRQGLHAEVNGETRPVLQGNGLMTIVPVEKGDSKATLTYSLPYWHILSLITVLGIVGAIVYRWWLRRTTKQ
- the rplS gene encoding 50S ribosomal protein L19; the protein is MTNHKLIEAVTKSQLRDDIPSFRPGDTLRVHVRIIEGTRERIQVFEGVVIKRRGGGISETFTVRKISSGVGVERTFPLHTPKIEKIEVKRRGKVRRAKLYYLRSLRGKAARIQEIR
- the trmD gene encoding tRNA (guanosine(37)-N1)-methyltransferase TrmD encodes the protein MKIDYLTLFPEMFDGVLNQSILKRARENDALTTRLINFRDYANNKHNQVDDYPYGGGQGMVLKPEPIFNAMADLEVSDDTRVILMTPQGQPFNQKLAESLAEAEHLIFICGHYEGYDERIREHLVTDEISVGDYVLTGGELPAMVMTDAIVRLIPGVLGNQVSHEDDSFSSGLLEYPQYTRPSDYKGMTVPDVLLSGDHAKIAQWRHEQSLTRTWLKRPDLLDYYPLTDQDQKFIQSLKRTLKND
- a CDS encoding beta-class phenol-soluble modulin, whose translation is MGDLFESITSIVTSAIQHDWVNMGTAIVATVQHSVELLAKLFGLG
- the rimM gene encoding ribosome maturation factor RimM (Essential for efficient processing of 16S rRNA) — encoded protein: MKVEVGKIVNTHGIKGEVKVQSHSDFTEIRFQPGEVLQAEYQGQTLLLTVKSHRMHKGLHMLTFEGYTNINDIEHLKGTHLYQERDHEAIELDEHEFYYSDIIGCTVFDGDRPIGRVTEIFETGANDVWVVKGDKEHLIPYIADVVKEVDIEGRRIVITPLEGLLNE